From Juglans regia cultivar Chandler chromosome 6, Walnut 2.0, whole genome shotgun sequence, the proteins below share one genomic window:
- the LOC108994676 gene encoding two-component response regulator ORR9-like, which yields MELHRDFADTQQKQKQHFHVLAVDDSLIERKLLERLLAESSCKVTCVDSGDKALEYLSLLDSQEIEYSADLSSSPPSAQEEAGYMKVNLIMTDYSMPGMSGYDLLKRVKMQGSSWKDIPVVVMSSENVPSRISMCMEEGAEEFLLKPLQLSDLKKLQPHLLKSLVHPTEDISTSNDHGSDDNKIHDITTLNDSDNVLVSERKVMSPEPLERRPKINGLLVV from the exons ATGGAGTTACACCGAGATTTTGCAGACAcccaacaaaagcaaaaacagCATTTCCATGTGCTAGCAGTAGATGATAGTCTCATTGAAAGGAAGCTCTTGGAGAGACTCCTCGCAGAATCTTCATGCAAAG TGACTTGTGTGGATTCTGGGGACAAAGCTCTTGAATATCTGAGCCTGCTTGATAGCCAAGAGATTGAGTACTCAGCGGATTTATCCTCTTCTCCCCCATCAGCACAGGAAGAG GCTGGGTACATGAAAGTAAACTTGATCATGACGGACTACTCAATGCCCGGGATGAGCGGCTATGATTTACTAAAGAGAGTAAAG ATGCAGGGATCTTCGTGGAAAGACATACCAGTAGTGGTCATGTCGTCAGAGAATGTGCCCTCCAGAATAAGCAt GTGCATGGAAGAGGGGGCAGAGGAATTCCTTCTGAAGCCTCTTCAGTTATCAGACCTGAAGAAGCTTCAGCCTCACCTTTTGAAATCTCTGGTTCATCCTACTGAAGACATATCTACTTCCAACGACCATGGCAGTGACGATAACAAGATCCACGACATCACTACGTTGAACGACAGCGACAACGTCCTTGTGAGTGAAAGGAAAGTTATGTCTCCGGAGCCATTGGAGAGAAGACCTAAAATAAATGGATTACTTGTCGTATAA